The genomic region GGGACGTTTGTCCATACAATGCTGGACAGAACAGTAGATcgtgttttaatttgtatagcaaattccttttttaagaaaaaagttttgCTATGTTAAGTTAGTTTGTAGATCAATCAGAACAAATGCATAAAAGCAGACACAAAGAAAAGGCCTTTCAAAGTTTTAATAGACACATAAGAAATcaaaatacattttgtttacagttttggtaaacattattcaattaaaaaaaaaatctaaattgGGCTATTTCAACAAACAAGCTGATACTTTCGGTTTTTAGTATCTTGACAGGTTCAATTCGAGAATTTTAGCAGATCTTTTTTGAGGAATATTTTAGAATGCAATTATTGACAAAAATAATGTAGAATGAAAAACATCATATGTTGAACAGTTATAATTCTTAACAACCGCAAGATACTGTTTTTTTGTGCCGTTTTCAATATATCGGCCTAAAAATTCATATCAAACCAACAACTGTGCAATGTTTTTAATAAGTTTAACCAGAATACCGTTCAGAAAACCAAAGTCCGAATACCATAAAAAGATGCTAAAGATGAATCATAGAGAAGAGGGCCCTTGACAACTTGGAATGGAGGTACTATACGTAAGTTTGCTTGTATTATCTTTGCCTTTACAAGGCAATTCATAATCGATCCATTTGATCCTCTCCTCTTTCCACTCCTTGTGTCCCCTCCTATTCCATTCCTATTTCACTATAACCATTCCTTTTCGTAAAAGTGAATGTTACTCGACGGACCGGTTACCGGAGTTATTGGAAGTTACTGAGTaaccgagcaagacaaacattAATGCTGAAGAAGGATTATATCGGTTAGGCAGTCtaccaaaaaaaaggtacaagTTGTACAACTTATAAAcccatttttaaaattataaataaacataagcTAATTAACAAATGTCTGTGAAGAACTATGAGGATAATTTTGTCACACACTGTGTTAAGCTCAACCGATTCTATGAAATGAACCATCCGTCCGGACGATGTGCGGACGGAATCCATCCTCCTCACGCCGTTTCAACGCTAACGGTGGCTTTCGGTGaggctttttttgtttagggTGGACACAACGCAGCGAAGGATTGTAAAATCGTCTTAGATATTGAGCGAACTCTAAAAGGTTGTAGCTCGTCGATTGTCTTTCGACGACTCCGTTTATTCGATGGCAGGAGCAGGGCCGGAGCGCAAGCGgacgacgatgaaaaatgaccgCACTGCGAAGCAGTCAACAGCCGGCTACCAGTGTTGAAGAACATATTGaggtaatatttttattgattcTATAATTTGCTTTACAAATTCATTCATAAGCCCTCGCGAAGCCGCGGCACGCACACAGACAGGCAGACATCCAAAAGCCTCTTTTTGGCCAAATGTGATGGCGCAGCGAAGCATCATGGACGACagcaggaagaagaaaaacgattcgATTGAAACGCGAACCGGCGATGACGGTGATGATAATAAAGATTTGCTCGCGCGAAGGATAAACATGAATGGGACATGGGAGTTGTTCGGACGGTTAGCAGAAAGAAACGAAGACGCGCAGACAACGATGGTAGGGGTTTTTGATTCGTTCAATGTCTTATGCTGAAATCCGTAAATGACCCTGAATACCTGTGAACGTTGAAGGATTTCAGTTTATTGGCAGCTCAATCCGAGGAAATTCACCGGATTAAAGATAGTGTAAGCTGGTGGGAACTGCTAGCCGTGTCGGTGGAGCCAATCGTGAGCTTGGTGACAGGTTAAATAAAGTTTAGGCCCGGTAGCTTGTGCCGTGTTCCACCTCCCGTTTTCTTGGGTTAATCAAACGCACGGGAATTTAGAGCAGATACAAGGTAATGTTAAGTATTATGAGGGATTAtacacttctttttctttatcttAATTCGTACACCAATGTGTTCGATTTTGTTAACAAATACGTTTATGTAATGGTTCGGATATACATTCAGTTGCAACCGTTTTCTAACGTTTGCACTATCACTAGTTGAAggataaaaaatacatttttgattAATTCTCACTTTCTTGACACGGCATTCCCATGTAACGTTATTTGTAAGCTTAGATTTTCCAAAACTTTCCTAAGCAAAGAACGGTTATTGCGTTTTTGTAACTGGTAACGGAATCCAGAAATTAAGGTTatattgaattgaaatataCTATTTTAGTTGGCAatccagttgttttcaaaatgtaaaacatttatttatcaCTACTATATgcggtaaatatttttttataaaaatatcaaacctAAATTAGAAATGTTCATTAAAATTGATGAATGCCGGTCGAAAAAATTAATGCCTGTGATTAGATTttcccaaaaaataaaaaaatatcaatgtTCAAATTTAAACCTTAAACGATAGTTATGTCAGCACATCAATAAGatgtgaaattattttttgtttaaaaattttgtGAATTTCTTTCGTAGAGCTttccataaaaattataattttcatcatcatAAACAAAGCGCAATATTTGCAGGTATAATTAATGTTGTTTCAAAACTGacaatcattaaaaaaaagtaaaaactaatACAAGAAGTTGATATCGGCATTCGGGACATATTgagttttgcatcgtttcttTCCAATTTAAACACATTACAACTGGACCACGCGTTAAATGAGAAAGCAGATAAGgttcattttttattgtttttttctataacAACGATTCGATTAGAGGGAGAAAAACCCGACGACCCACGTGTGTCCAGCTAAATCACTTTCGCTCCGCGGAAAATTGCTTCCACGCTCTATGTCACCATTCGTAGGTCCTACTGCGGGGCAGGTAGGACATAGCACAGAAGCAtaagggaaagggaaagcaGCAGGCGATGACCAGAAAACATCGAAGAACCTATTGCACATCGCTTCAACGTACCGTGGTTCACGTCAACGTCTTGTTTCGTTCCGATGTGCCTTTCAACTTCCTCACAATTTTACAAACAAGAGATGAACAGAGATACGTTTGTCGTGTGTAAGTGGATGaatgtgtgtttatgttttctgCGCGTAGATATCTCACAACTGTTGCATCCCTTTTTCGGGAGTTCGATTCGGTTTCGAGGGGTTTTCGTTTAGTTTCGATTCAGTGTACGCGAAAAATGGTTGGGATTTAACTGGCGGGCTGGCCGGAGGGTTGCGTTCTTTGTTGCTTCAGTTTTGGTTGGGCTTTTGTGTATAAAACAATAAGCGTTCAAAGTCGTTCGATAGTTCGTGCGGCTTGGCGGGGCGGAGGTGGGTACCACCGGGTAATAAATACACTAATACGTCatctaataaataaaactgttcTACTAGCGCGCAGGTTAAGCATGAATTTTCCTAAAATCCGAATTCGCTGTGATGATCTTGCACCGTGGGCAAGATTTGGACGATTCCTGTTTTGAGGGGAAGAGAGGCGAAAGAAGAAACGGAAATGGTACATCAGATCGGTTACACCAGAGGGTGGCAAggttcttcgcttcttcttacCGATTCTGTGATCCAACACTCTTCGCAAAGATAATGTCCGCAGATCTTCGATATGAtcaatgttttacatttttcctgTAGAGACAAAGACATGAGAAGAGCGAGAACGCCAAACGGTTGAGGTCAGTGAGTGCTGAAGGAAGTCCTGGCAAAGTCTGGCAAAGGAAGAGGGGTAGAACAAAGCTAACCTTACATATGAAACACTTGTAGTGCGGCGAACCCTCCAGCTCCCGTATCCGGGCCTTAAGCTCTTCGAGGACCTGCGCCTTCGAGGACGGCTCCGCCGACTCCGAGGTGCTGACGTACGAGTCCGAGTTGGGCGTGGTGCCGGCGGTCCGCGACGCCGACATCGAGTCGGTGGCCGAGTCGATCTCTACGGATGAGGTGGCCTCCTCCGTGCTGCTTGCGTGGCGTAGAAGAGGAAGTATTTGCCGCTGATTAGTCCGGGCAGGCGTGGGATTGTGGAGTCGGAGTAGGACGCCCTctcggtgtgcgtgtgtgtcgcCCCGGTTCCTACCTACCTgttcttgctgctgctgtcgttCGCCGGTGTCGGCACACCGTTCATCGCCGAGGGCATCGCCGGGTGACCGTTGAGGTGCTGGGCGGTCGGTCGATGCGGCCGCACCGGTTTCATGCACTCCTCGTCGTCGGTGTTGTCCACGATCACCTCCTCGTCGTTGTCGGTGATCATGTCCTGGCTGTGGTCGTGCTCCTGGTCGTAGTCGACATCGATCCGCTGATCGCTGCTGGTCGGAGTGACTCGCGTGATGGAGTGATCAGTCGGAGCGGTCGCTCCACCCGCTCCGGATCCCTGCGTGGCGCTCTCGAACGGTCCCGTCATCAGCCTCGGTTTCACCACCGTCGTCCAGGGACGTGGTTCGTCCATCAGTGCGCCCTGTTTGCAGTTCAACGGCAGGTTGAGACGTGGCTTGCCACGGTCCCAGTGTGGCACGATCGAACTGAGCGAACTGATCGCGCTCTCCTCCATCGGTGGGAGCTTCGTCAGGGGCACGCTGTTGTCCGGcttgatgatgttgttgttgttgttgttgtggccgGGAGTGTGGAGCATACCGTTTCCGGTGGCCGTCGCGCTCGTGTGGTGGATCACGTTCGAGGACATATTGATCGCACCGTTGGACGTTTCGTCACCGTAGCTCTCCACGTCGACCGTTTCATCCTCGTCCTGGGGCGAAGACTGCTGACTTGCCGGCGTCACCGGTGTCTGCTGGGacgtttgctgctgttgctgctggtggtggtggtgctgtggGTGGTGTGGGTGATGGTGCGGGTGGTGTGGATGGGCGGGATGCAATGAGGGTggcgtttgctgctgctgctgctgttgctgttgttgttgcgcctgttggtgctggtgttggtgctgtTTCACGAGAAGAGGGTAAAGAGTGGCGAAGGTCTTGATGAGACGTGGTTAGGCAGGAAGTTTAACTAAGGGGTGATGAGAGCGAAGGGAGCGACGAGTGATAATTGTTCTGTTGCCATTGCTTTGCAATGGATTGAATGATACATGACGTTCGCGAACTTTACTAAAATATTTGTCCTTTGAATTGACACAATCTTATCGTGAAAGCTGGACTGAAGGGCAAGAAGTTTATTTTATCGATGTACTATTGTAGTGTAATTCAAACTTTAACGTATGAATTGGAGTTGTGCgaatcagattcagattcatgaacctGATTGATTCTCTGCGTTTTaaggattaatgaatctttcattgaGAGGTTCGAGAGAcccctcttttttttgtcgcattgtccacgccaatgaaagaatggtggagattcgtgacagatccatgaaagattcatgaaaattcattaaggtttcgaaagattcattaagtttTGCAGATTCGAATTCGCAAAGATTCACGAATCCATCTTAATGAATCTTAGATggaagattcatatgaatgaatcttgtCAAAAGATTTATTAAGCACAATACTAGTTTGAATACGGTAGTCAagtaatatttgaaaattcatATTTACCAACTAGCTCAAATGCATATCAAATATTAAACAACGGATATGAAAACtgatttcaattcatttatcTTCGTCATGATAAATGCAACTTTTATGAAAAAGTTTAACAAACTAATATTTTACAAGTGTTTtgctcatttttctttttggagtctttaataaaatgaatgaattgtgaaaaaacaaaattttgttttctgttcacTCTTGTTTTACTTCTGTCACGAAAGGATACTTTTAAAAATCACTCGGGTGGTAACATATTTTGTAACAAGATCAACACGttatcaaaattgaaatttggTTAAAACAATAAGTGTATAAGAAATGGACGCCAAATtctattttcataaaaaattacgTTCTTTAGGTTTTAAAATGGTCTTGTAGAAGTTATCGAAAGGTCTAAAAAGATTAACACTTGACAAATGTGTATTCCAGTTTGTTTGACATTCGAAACGAGTGTTCGGTGTtagatatattttcttttttcgataCCGTCTATTTCCCTTTTCTGGGAGGGAAAACTGAAAAATTGCATGCAAACGGGGGTGCGATAATGCCGTACGAACCTTTCTGACGCATTCCTCGATGTGTTGCGCAATTTCCTCCTGCGTCCGCTGCAATCGCCCGTGGCACACCGGGCACGACTGGCAGTTAATGTTCGTCAGCTGCAGCCCGAAGCCGTCCTCGCCGTCGAACTTCCGCTTCCGCAGCTTCCCGCGCAGCCGATCCTGGCGCTTGTTTCGGATGTTCTTGAACGTCTGCAGGGGGGTGGGAGAGCCATGGAAGCAGTTCccgaaattgatttttttttttttttataaaacatactatttatttataaaatagttTACTTGCTTATAAATATGGTCTTTACAATAGTGTCAAAGAAACAATGTACATTTAAGGACAGCTAGATCGATCGCAGtatcattgtttccaatgataTGGATGATGTAGTTTGCATACagacgaagcacttttactcGTTGCGCAGTACTCATTCCGCGGAGTACTGGAAAACGGAGACATTGAAACGAGCACTGACACCCTGGAGCTTCATTCctgatgcactgctgcagcaggtcccaGGCGGCAATAACGCGAGTGCAAGAGGTGAACCTATGTTCCAGGGTGTCACAttcaacacaaaacatacaGGACGATGAGGATGCGCGTCCCATCCGCATTAGCAGATCGCCATGTGGGACCTTGCCGTTCACGACAAGGTAAAGTGCCGACCGCTGTTCCGATGACAACTTCGGGGAATGGATGTTCTTCCATACCATCTTCCAGACAACATTTTGAAACTGTTCCTGGATTTTGGGATTTGGGAAACGTTGCACTAGCGTCTTGCGAAACGCTCTAGTGGACGGGTGTTGCTTAAGAGGGGAGGGAACGTATGCGAGTATCTGGACAACACTCCGAAGGCATGGATATGTTGATGGGATGGCTGCAATGTCAGGCGGATTGTCAGCGTATTGTATGTGGTCCGCACCAATCCGCAGGTACTCCTGTTCCACCACATACCGGTTGGTCAACAGGGCTATAGTCGTCACAGCTGGGATGTGGAGGTTGAGTCCCCCACGGTTTCGGGGCAGCGCCAGTTGTTGGAGTGGGATCCGTATTCCGCCAGCACCGCTCCAGAGGAGAGACCCTACCAGGCTAGTTACCTTGGCTGTGTCCATTGCGCGTGCACCAACAACCGACGCAACGAACCACAGCTTCGGCAGCAAGAAGGTGTTGAGCAGAACCACTTTCTGCATAAGGTTCAGGTCTCTCACCCTGTGTAACCACACCAGCCGACGAAACTGGTTGATCACCAGGTCCCAGTTGTGACCGGCTGCTTCccgaatgttgttggaaaaaaggattccAAGCAGCCGCAGGCGCTCCACAGTGTGCAGCCATGGTATTAAGAGCCGGTGCCCGTCTGATACCGCTCCAATATCCAAAGCCAGAGTCTTGTGGACATTTAGTTTGGCACCAGAGCAGACACCAAAAGCCTCGATTGCCGCTCTCACTCGCTCAATTTTGGAAGGGGACGTACTCACCACTGAGACATCGTCAGCATAAGCATTGACCAGGTCATCCGGATCGCAGCAAATACCTTCGATTCTAGTGATGAGGGGATGAAGGTATAGGATAAACAAGTGCATTGACAAGGGATCTCCTTGTCGCACGGAGCGTTGGATAGGAAAGGAAGAGGATAGAGAGCCGTTCACAAGGACACGAGAAGAGGACTGTTCtccaattttcctcaaaaggCAGACGAGATCCGGATTGAAACCCAAGGAGACCATCGATTCAAACAGAAAGCCCCTATCAACACGGTCAAACGCCTGCGAAAGATCGAAGGAGACGAGCTTTCCACACTTCCTCCTCCGCTTTAGATCTATGATTCTCTCCTTAACAGAGAGTACGGCCTGGAAAATATTGGCGGGCTTGTTGCTGCATTTCTGCGCCGGTGATATCACCTGCCACTTATCCATAATTCTTCCAAGCCGAATCCTCAATATCCTCGAGAGGAGTTTGTAATCCGTGTTAAGGAGAGAGATCGGGCGGTAGGAGGATAACGTGCACCCATCACCCTTCTTTCTTCCGAGGACAATGACCCCATTAACGAAACTCTCCGGAATATGGCCATTGAGGGCTTCGTTGAGAACTAATACTAGTTCTTTCCAAATGACCTCAAATGTCCGTAGATAAAACTCTATTGGGATTCCATCAGGACCAGGTGACTTCcgaggtttcgatttttcaattgcatgaAGGATTTCACTCACGGTAATTTCATCCATGCAACCGTTGTTGGTTTGACAATCCTCGGGAATTGCACGGTGACATGCGAAAGACAGGTCAGGGTACGTCGGTTCGTCGGAGTACAGGTCCCTGTAGTACGTCTGAACATAGTTCAATAGTTCGTCAGGGTTGTCTATAATAACGTCATCGTCAGTTCTTAGGCTTGAAATCACGGTACGACCCTGCCTTCGTTCTCCAAGCTGAAAAGTGGAAACTTTTTCACCACTTACTctcgtttcgtttatttgaGCAAAGTCCTCAGAGAAACGCCTCTGAAGGAGGAGCATTTCCCCTTTTATACGATTAATATTAGACAGCTCACTAGGATCTGCCAAATACCGATCATATGAGGACCTTAACTCCGCGTAGAGGATGTTATGAAGCAAGCGGAAGTTGGAGtatttttggttcgttttccaacggaaaaacgatttaatttttgGTTTGGCGAAACAAATCCACCATTCCATCCAGGAACCATAGTTCCTTCGTTGTCTTGTCCAATAATTCCACTTGCCCCTAAAATCATCTATATTTTCGGCTGTCAAAATATGTGGCCGTAGTTGCCAATAGCCATTTCGTCGCGCGTCAGGTATGTTCGGAAGGCAGAGACGTACCGTAAGTGCCTTGTGGTCTGAGAACGACACCAAGTGCATATGCGTGTTACGCAGTTGGTCGTTCATAGTCTTGGAGACGTAACAGCGATCGATTCGCGAACCGGAACCACGTGTGATGTAGGAGAACTCAACATCGTTTCCTCTG from Anopheles coustani chromosome 3, idAnoCousDA_361_x.2, whole genome shotgun sequence harbors:
- the LOC131259337 gene encoding uncharacterized protein LOC131259337, yielding MMDNPSYGSAHMSSPALVVFSQATNGLSDALRIQRPFHSQLPDAKELHHLSLMSGYGAHLLHGFQPHFLHPLNPAVSTASGSSPFGGGGAFVKPFPSNLPLPSAFAPPKCLGFGIDQNIFSKGLLFGSSGSGSESFRTDSSSPACTSLSPPAKDESLEGQTSEEGDRDRDRICSPERSPETPGFRRIGPPKKSFVGTPPPNACPICGVQLSPSDLETHFSAELTRLTKMTTHAERLELRRTLSVDLHTVQNNLQGRTSRWETFKNIRNKRQDRLRGKLRKRKFDGEDGFGLQLTNINCQSCPVCHGRLQRTQEEIAQHIEECVRKHQHQHQQAQQQQQQQQQQQTPPSLHPAHPHHPHHHPHHPQHHHHQQQQQQTSQQTPVTPASQQSSPQDEDETVDVESYGDETSNGAINMSSNVIHHTSATATGNGMLHTPGHNNNNNNIIKPDNSVPLTKLPPMEESAISSLSSIVPHWDRGKPRLNLPLNCKQGALMDEPRPWTTVVKPRLMTGPFESATQGSGAGGATAPTDHSITRVTPTSSDQRIDVDYDQEHDHSQDMITDNDEEVIVDNTDDEECMKPVRPHRPTAQHLNGHPAMPSAMNGVPTPANDSSSKNSTEEATSSVEIDSATDSMSASRTAGTTPNSDSYVSTSESAEPSSKAQVLEELKARIRELEGSPHYKCFICKEKCKTLIISKICGHYLCEECWITESESSKSCPRCKIITANSDFRKIHA